One genomic window of Desulfovibrio inopinatus DSM 10711 includes the following:
- a CDS encoding SPOR domain-containing protein produces MGFAVRSFILGLLCIVCLSCAKNTPQQEGPSYEVTYQVGAFLNEESATTLTEKLQSAGFDTSIEQARVDDVVFYRVLVSHKGPILITYQAGAFTDLANAEKLRDDLQAKGMECSIESAVIDGVTYHRVYVQNQGGITEMIAKLKNMGLGEPLFRDMRSL; encoded by the coding sequence ATGGGATTTGCGGTGCGATCTTTTATTCTCGGACTGCTGTGTATTGTTTGTCTCTCCTGTGCGAAGAACACACCGCAGCAAGAGGGCCCTTCCTATGAAGTCACCTATCAGGTTGGGGCTTTTTTAAACGAGGAGAGCGCCACAACGCTGACAGAAAAATTGCAATCGGCAGGATTCGACACATCTATCGAACAGGCTCGTGTGGATGATGTCGTGTTCTATCGTGTTCTTGTCAGTCACAAAGGCCCTATTCTTATAACGTATCAGGCTGGTGCGTTTACCGACTTGGCAAATGCGGAAAAACTTCGTGACGATTTACAGGCCAAGGGCATGGAGTGCTCCATTGAGTCTGCCGTTATCGATGGAGTGACGTACCATCGTGTTTATGTGCAAAATCAGGGCGGCATCACAGAAATGATTGCCAAGCTTAAAAATATGGGTCTGGGAGAACCATTGTTTCGCGATATGCGATCGCTGTAA
- the cutA gene encoding divalent-cation tolerance protein CutA, with protein sequence MSVALAYITCKDMEEAERIGATIVEERLAACVNILPGMTSMYWWDGAIQKEHEVVMIAKTRMQIANRFIERVRELHSYEVPCVVLVPILKGTSNFIHWVEAEADPDSARS encoded by the coding sequence ATGTCTGTCGCATTAGCCTATATTACCTGTAAAGATATGGAAGAAGCTGAACGCATTGGGGCGACGATTGTTGAGGAACGTTTGGCCGCGTGCGTGAACATTCTGCCCGGCATGACCTCGATGTATTGGTGGGATGGGGCGATACAAAAAGAGCACGAAGTCGTCATGATCGCGAAAACGCGTATGCAAATCGCCAACCGATTCATTGAGCGTGTTCGAGAACTCCATAGCTACGAAGTACCGTGTGTGGTTTTAGTACCCATCTTGAAAGGAACTTCGAATTTTATTCACTGGGTTGAGGCCGAAGCCGATCCAGACTCAGCGCGTTCCTGA
- a CDS encoding carbohydrate kinase family protein, which produces MRIFISGSLAYDRIMTFPGKFADHILPEKIHILNVCFLVDNLEEKFGGTAGNIAYSLSLLGEDPTVLATTGKDFDRYEAWLKECGISMEGMVNVPTEFTAGAYITTDMSDNQITGFNMGAMKYPSNYAFHVLDPADTIAIAAPGNLEDMKKYMSLYKEKGIRCIFDPGQNIPAFKGPELVDMLTGASILISNDYELELIMNSTGLTKTEILERTPVVITTLGEKGCLISESGSETQISAAKVKTVKDPTGAGDGFRAGLIKGLCMGKCLPDAAKIGAISAAYAVEHYGTQEHRYTEDEFWKRFADNFGAI; this is translated from the coding sequence ATGAGAATTTTTATATCCGGTTCTCTTGCCTATGACCGGATCATGACGTTTCCCGGCAAATTTGCCGATCATATTTTGCCCGAAAAGATTCATATCCTGAATGTCTGCTTTCTTGTGGATAATTTGGAAGAAAAATTCGGGGGGACGGCTGGGAACATTGCATATAGCTTATCTCTGTTAGGCGAAGATCCGACGGTTTTAGCCACAACAGGAAAAGATTTTGATCGATACGAAGCCTGGCTCAAAGAATGTGGCATTTCCATGGAAGGGATGGTCAATGTCCCTACTGAATTTACGGCTGGCGCGTATATTACGACGGATATGTCAGATAACCAGATCACAGGGTTTAACATGGGAGCGATGAAATATCCTTCCAATTATGCATTCCATGTGCTCGATCCCGCCGATACGATCGCCATTGCCGCTCCCGGTAACCTTGAAGACATGAAGAAATACATGTCGCTGTATAAGGAAAAAGGGATTCGGTGTATTTTTGATCCCGGTCAGAATATTCCTGCCTTCAAAGGGCCGGAGCTGGTCGATATGCTTACCGGAGCGTCTATTCTCATCTCCAATGACTATGAGCTTGAGCTGATTATGAATTCCACTGGTTTGACGAAGACGGAAATTCTTGAGCGGACTCCGGTCGTCATCACAACCCTTGGCGAAAAAGGGTGTCTTATCAGCGAATCCGGCAGTGAAACACAAATTAGCGCCGCCAAAGTCAAAACGGTTAAAGATCCTACCGGAGCAGGTGACGGATTCCGGGCAGGTCTGATCAAAGGGCTGTGCATGGGCAAATGTTTGCCTGATGCCGCCAAGATTGGCGCCATATCGGCGGCCTACGCCGTTGAGCACTATGGTACCCAGGAGCATCGGTATACGGAAGATGAATTCTGGAAACGTTTTGCCGACAATTTTGGAGCCATCTAA
- a CDS encoding GGDEF domain-containing response regulator has translation MLNTLHVLIVDDSRLARLEIRKMLEKHVGQIYEAANGQAGLDILNAGAIDIVITDIRMPEMDGLELARRIRAQANDTIALIFHTAFSDEESFLAALELGAESFIKKPVLPSELLQAVKAADRRLETLRHSTPIEQLQQSLLDHAPDFYIVTEGKSIIYLNRSCSSFLRCSDCEGEGLDSVLGNRFLLKRDDPSPHCVLFNNWSRFIQDFSDNEFIVTVRDNDLVNAGRSFLMRITSILVGGERYYVISFTDVSRLEQEREFYYDQSTKDPLTGIANRKILESELEREIVRSNRYGSPLSLAIFDIDDFKTVNDTYGHQVGDFVLVRMASIVSRMIRKIDVFCRYGGEEFILIMPETPLSGAKVAADKLRQTVADSDLEIPIKVTCSVGVATHQPGESGTALIARADAQLYVAKENGKNRVEIDLAQSTLTDDKQC, from the coding sequence ATGCTTAACACGCTCCACGTGCTTATTGTCGATGATAGCCGATTGGCCCGTCTCGAAATTCGAAAGATGCTCGAAAAACACGTTGGGCAAATATATGAAGCGGCGAACGGCCAAGCCGGTCTCGACATACTGAATGCAGGAGCAATTGATATTGTGATTACAGACATTCGTATGCCGGAGATGGATGGATTAGAACTGGCTCGACGAATTCGGGCACAGGCGAATGATACGATCGCCCTGATTTTTCATACAGCGTTTAGCGATGAAGAATCGTTTCTCGCTGCACTTGAACTTGGAGCAGAATCATTCATCAAAAAACCCGTGTTGCCGTCCGAACTTCTTCAAGCTGTAAAGGCCGCCGATAGAAGACTGGAAACACTGCGCCATTCCACCCCCATTGAGCAACTTCAACAATCCCTTCTCGACCACGCCCCGGACTTCTATATCGTCACCGAAGGCAAGAGTATCATTTATTTGAACCGGTCCTGTTCTTCATTTCTTCGCTGCAGTGATTGCGAAGGAGAAGGACTCGATAGCGTTCTCGGTAACCGATTCCTTCTAAAGCGCGATGATCCCTCCCCGCATTGTGTTCTTTTTAACAACTGGTCTCGATTCATCCAGGATTTTTCCGACAATGAATTTATTGTCACCGTACGCGATAATGACCTCGTCAATGCGGGACGTTCGTTTCTCATGCGAATAACCTCTATCCTCGTCGGGGGCGAACGCTATTACGTCATTAGCTTTACCGATGTCTCTCGCCTGGAGCAGGAGCGTGAGTTTTATTACGACCAATCAACGAAAGACCCACTGACCGGTATCGCTAACCGAAAAATTTTAGAATCCGAATTGGAACGAGAAATTGTGCGAAGTAATCGGTATGGCTCTCCGCTTTCGCTCGCCATATTCGATATAGACGACTTCAAAACCGTCAACGACACGTATGGTCATCAGGTTGGCGATTTTGTCCTCGTCCGGATGGCTTCCATTGTCTCCAGAATGATTCGAAAGATAGATGTATTCTGTCGATATGGAGGAGAAGAATTCATTCTTATCATGCCCGAAACACCGCTCAGTGGTGCGAAGGTTGCCGCAGATAAACTTCGCCAGACGGTTGCCGACTCCGATCTTGAGATTCCTATCAAAGTAACCTGCAGTGTCGGGGTCGCCACCCATCAACCAGGTGAATCCGGTACAGCACTCATCGCCCGAGCCGATGCGCAACTCTATGTCGCAAAGGAAAATGGAAAGAATCGAGTTGAGATTGATTTGGCGCAGAGTACTCTCACTGACGACAAACAGTGCTAG
- a CDS encoding 30S ribosomal protein S1: protein MVESTEMSQETSTPVDMDVSFEDALEDYLNEDFGDLEEGIIVKGEVVKIGKEHVLIDVNFKSEGQIPVAEFKDAEGDFNLEVGDRIDVYVVSKNESEGTINLSRERAKRMQLFDKLEELQEQDDVIKGRIIRRIKGGYTVDLGGVEAFLPGSHVDLRPVPDMDALVNQEFEFRVLKINRRRSNVIVSRRVLLEERRDSMRKDLLKTLEEGQVITGKVKNITEYGVFVDLGGLDGLMHITDMSWKRIKHPKELVQLGDELELKVLSFDREKQKVSLGMKQLVPDPWENIIDKYPVDTRLSGKVTNLVDYGAFVELEPGVEGLVHISEMSWTRKLRHPSQMVHTGDEVEVVVLGVDPDKKRISLGMKQVRPNPWDLVAEKYPEGTILEGAVKNITEFGIFIGIEDGIDGLIHVSDISWTKKIRHPNELYKVGDLVQAKVLTVDKENEKFTLGIKQLTDDPWTNVPESYPVGSMVKGLVTNITDFGLFVEVEEGIEGLVHVSEISRKKIKSPAEIYKEGDTIDARVIHVSGDERRLGLSIKQLRDEEDKKKSKEFRTAGPSDTGSNLGELLRMKLENAQEEAQEEAQEEDV from the coding sequence ATGGTGGAATCAACCGAAATGAGTCAAGAAACTTCAACCCCGGTCGACATGGACGTCAGCTTCGAAGACGCCCTTGAAGATTACCTTAACGAAGACTTCGGCGATCTCGAAGAAGGCATTATCGTCAAAGGCGAAGTGGTCAAAATTGGCAAGGAACACGTTCTCATTGACGTGAACTTCAAGTCTGAAGGCCAAATCCCCGTTGCTGAGTTTAAAGATGCCGAAGGCGACTTCAATCTGGAAGTCGGCGACCGGATCGATGTGTACGTCGTTTCCAAAAACGAGTCCGAAGGCACCATCAACTTGTCCCGTGAACGGGCCAAGCGGATGCAGCTTTTTGATAAATTGGAAGAACTGCAGGAGCAGGATGACGTCATTAAAGGCCGCATCATCCGCCGCATCAAAGGTGGCTACACCGTCGATCTCGGCGGCGTCGAAGCCTTCCTGCCTGGTTCTCACGTCGATCTTCGCCCGGTTCCCGATATGGACGCCCTGGTCAATCAGGAGTTCGAATTCCGGGTTCTGAAGATCAACCGTCGCAGAAGCAATGTCATTGTTTCCCGTCGTGTGCTTCTGGAAGAACGCCGCGACTCCATGCGCAAAGACCTGCTCAAAACCCTCGAGGAAGGTCAGGTCATTACAGGCAAAGTGAAAAACATCACCGAATACGGCGTCTTCGTCGATCTCGGCGGCCTCGACGGTCTGATGCACATCACTGACATGTCCTGGAAGCGCATCAAGCATCCCAAGGAACTTGTTCAGCTTGGCGACGAACTCGAACTCAAGGTGCTTTCCTTCGATCGCGAAAAGCAGAAAGTTTCGCTTGGCATGAAACAACTCGTGCCTGATCCGTGGGAAAACATCATCGACAAATATCCTGTGGATACGCGCTTGTCCGGCAAAGTGACCAATCTGGTCGACTACGGTGCATTCGTTGAGCTCGAACCCGGCGTCGAAGGTTTGGTCCACATTTCGGAAATGTCTTGGACCCGCAAGCTGCGCCATCCGTCTCAGATGGTTCACACCGGAGATGAAGTCGAAGTCGTCGTCTTGGGCGTCGATCCCGACAAAAAACGCATCTCCCTCGGCATGAAACAAGTTCGCCCCAATCCGTGGGATCTTGTTGCCGAAAAATATCCTGAAGGCACGATTCTGGAAGGTGCTGTCAAGAACATCACCGAATTCGGTATCTTCATCGGTATTGAAGACGGTATTGACGGACTTATCCATGTGTCCGACATTTCCTGGACCAAGAAAATTCGCCATCCCAACGAACTGTACAAGGTTGGCGATCTCGTCCAGGCCAAAGTACTCACCGTGGACAAAGAAAACGAAAAGTTCACCTTGGGTATCAAACAGCTCACCGACGATCCGTGGACCAATGTTCCGGAAAGCTACCCCGTGGGCTCCATGGTCAAGGGGCTTGTGACGAACATCACCGATTTCGGCCTGTTCGTTGAAGTGGAAGAAGGCATTGAAGGCCTCGTTCACGTTTCGGAAATCAGCCGCAAGAAAATCAAATCGCCTGCCGAAATTTACAAGGAAGGCGACACGATCGACGCTCGCGTCATCCATGTCAGCGGTGACGAACGCCGTCTCGGCTTGTCCATCAAGCAGCTCCGCGACGAAGAAGACAAGAAAAAATCCAAGGAATTCCGCACTGCTGGACCTTCGGATACGGGCAGCAACCTCGGCGAACTGCTTCGCATGAAGCTCGAAAACGCTCAGGAAGAAGCTCAGGAAGAAGCTCAAGAAGAAGACGTTTAG
- the rimO gene encoding 30S ribosomal protein S12 methylthiotransferase RimO yields MTDQLTISNASLLDEEDAIRVYVVSLGCPKNRVDTERLLAGLPGRAILVENPSQADLALINTCGFIGPAVEESVRTILETAEACAETSDPPVLAVAGCLVSRYGEELAEQMPEVDAWLSTDELDTWPELAARALGIDPRTDMPDRVHTTAPSYAYLKIGEGCRHACRFCAIPSIRGRLRSDPDDAILREAARLTRMNISELILVAQDLTAHGQDRGDPNGLLKLLEKLLEQGGMERLRMLYLYPKGVGNDLLDFIRDAGSPLLPYFDIPLQHAHPDILKAMGRPFTGDPRHVLNRVRSRMPHAAIRTTFIVGYPGETDIHFKSLCDFVREARLDHVGVFPYYPEEGTAAATMEDQVPEAVKEERRQHLMEIQEEISREKLTVWQDQTVDVLVDEQHPEWPELYIGRTWFQAPDIDGVTYISGPKVEPGKMVSAQIIETKSFDLVALT; encoded by the coding sequence ATGACTGACCAACTCACGATTTCCAATGCATCACTCCTCGACGAAGAAGATGCCATTCGCGTTTACGTCGTCAGCCTCGGCTGTCCGAAAAACCGCGTCGACACCGAACGTCTCCTTGCCGGTCTGCCCGGCCGGGCTATTCTTGTTGAAAACCCGAGTCAGGCCGACCTGGCCCTCATTAATACCTGTGGGTTTATCGGGCCGGCCGTGGAAGAATCCGTCCGGACCATTTTAGAGACGGCGGAAGCATGCGCAGAAACCTCAGACCCGCCGGTTCTGGCGGTGGCAGGCTGTTTGGTGAGCCGTTACGGTGAAGAACTTGCCGAACAAATGCCCGAGGTAGACGCCTGGCTGTCAACGGATGAACTCGATACATGGCCTGAACTCGCCGCCAGAGCACTCGGTATTGATCCCAGGACGGACATGCCCGACAGAGTCCACACAACAGCACCGAGCTACGCCTACTTGAAAATTGGTGAAGGTTGCCGTCATGCCTGTCGTTTCTGCGCCATCCCGTCCATTCGTGGCCGATTACGCAGTGATCCCGACGATGCCATTCTCCGTGAAGCCGCCCGCTTGACGCGAATGAACATCTCCGAACTGATCCTGGTCGCGCAAGACCTGACAGCCCACGGCCAAGACCGGGGCGACCCCAATGGGCTGCTTAAATTATTGGAAAAACTGCTTGAGCAAGGCGGCATGGAACGATTGCGCATGCTCTATCTGTACCCCAAGGGCGTGGGCAATGACCTTCTTGATTTCATTCGTGATGCCGGGTCGCCGCTGCTGCCATATTTTGATATTCCGCTCCAACATGCCCATCCCGATATCCTCAAGGCCATGGGGCGACCGTTTACCGGAGATCCACGACACGTGCTCAATCGAGTACGCAGCCGCATGCCCCATGCCGCCATTCGTACGACGTTCATTGTCGGCTACCCTGGCGAAACCGACATCCATTTCAAATCCTTGTGCGACTTTGTTCGCGAAGCACGCCTCGATCATGTGGGAGTATTTCCCTACTATCCTGAAGAAGGGACCGCAGCCGCAACCATGGAAGATCAAGTCCCTGAAGCCGTAAAAGAAGAACGTCGGCAACACCTGATGGAAATTCAGGAAGAAATCAGTCGTGAAAAATTGACCGTATGGCAAGACCAAACGGTGGACGTCCTTGTCGATGAACAGCATCCGGAATGGCCTGAGCTATATATTGGTCGCACATGGTTTCAGGCTCCGGACATCGACGGCGTCACATATATCAGTGGCCCCAAGGTCGAACCTGGCAAGATGGTCTCCGCTCAAATTATTGAAACGAAATCATTCGATCTTGTCGCACTCACATAA
- a CDS encoding M15 family metallopeptidase has product MFTPRMMTTFVCLLCTMLSTSLYADQSDAIATLEKAGLVEVTTLDPSIILDMRYATINNFTGKKVYPADRCFLNADVAKRLIAVQHDLQKKNLGLKLFDCYRPFSVQKIFWDIVPDPQYVAKPVEKNGHPISGSRHNKGFAVDLTLVDAEGKELPMPTEFDDFTKKASRAWKGDAVRHQNMLILENAMTTHGFEPLPSEWWHFDGPGWQNKPLLDVAIPAQ; this is encoded by the coding sequence ATGTTCACCCCCCGTATGATGACAACATTTGTATGCCTGCTGTGCACCATGCTGAGTACATCCCTCTATGCCGATCAATCGGACGCGATCGCAACCCTTGAAAAAGCCGGACTTGTTGAAGTGACAACACTGGATCCAAGCATTATTTTGGACATGCGGTATGCCACGATCAATAATTTCACGGGTAAAAAAGTGTATCCGGCTGACCGGTGCTTCCTCAATGCTGACGTCGCCAAGCGATTGATTGCCGTACAGCACGATCTGCAGAAAAAAAACCTTGGCTTAAAGCTCTTTGACTGTTACCGGCCTTTTTCCGTTCAGAAAATATTCTGGGACATTGTTCCCGACCCACAATATGTGGCCAAACCCGTGGAAAAAAATGGTCACCCCATTTCGGGATCACGTCACAATAAGGGATTTGCTGTTGACTTGACCTTGGTTGATGCCGAAGGAAAGGAACTGCCCATGCCGACGGAGTTTGACGATTTTACAAAAAAAGCCAGCCGCGCATGGAAGGGCGATGCCGTGCGTCATCAGAATATGCTTATCCTTGAAAACGCCATGACCACCCATGGTTTCGAGCCGTTGCCGTCGGAGTGGTGGCATTTCGATGGACCAGGCTGGCAGAACAAACCGCTTCTTGATGTTGCTATCCCAGCCCAATAA
- a CDS encoding SGNH/GDSL hydrolase family protein: MTLSTRKKIIFTVIYIVGLVLFVEVTARVTWTMLDKTWGLVVPQEVMRFDDQLGWAPQAGAVAVSKATGKTVEYAINDKGLRDGPTEYAKPDGVFRIVTLGDSHTFGFGVSLAEHYTTLLEGYFQHVEVVNLGVNGYGLDQMLLRLQSEGLRYKPDLVLLYLPHYGDVRHMRDKVWGMGKPRFELENGELIIKNSPVANNSRLYMTLIDTDRLVARYSRAYRMLRDALLFFRSKLAAADKAHSETSSKHISTPTQEQIDAMKKVNDLGVAIVKKIHDTAAENGAAFVLFTRVGNLFIDSFFEGILADYVADPLANNYMEITNDPTKHPNAAANAVLAWSMADYLTTKGLIPKSCLNTP, from the coding sequence TTGACACTGTCGACTCGAAAAAAAATTATTTTTACCGTAATCTATATCGTTGGACTTGTCTTGTTTGTTGAAGTGACGGCCAGAGTGACCTGGACCATGCTCGACAAGACATGGGGACTTGTTGTGCCACAAGAAGTCATGCGTTTTGATGACCAATTAGGTTGGGCTCCGCAGGCCGGAGCCGTTGCCGTCTCCAAGGCTACAGGCAAGACCGTGGAATATGCCATTAATGATAAAGGACTGCGTGATGGTCCCACCGAGTACGCCAAGCCGGACGGGGTTTTTCGTATCGTGACATTAGGCGATTCACACACGTTCGGCTTCGGGGTGTCTCTTGCCGAACACTACACAACGTTACTCGAAGGGTATTTTCAACACGTCGAGGTCGTGAATCTCGGGGTCAACGGCTACGGTCTTGACCAAATGTTGTTACGGCTTCAGTCCGAAGGACTTCGTTATAAACCCGATCTCGTTCTCTTATATCTGCCACATTATGGTGATGTGCGGCATATGCGAGACAAGGTGTGGGGGATGGGGAAACCACGCTTTGAGTTAGAAAATGGTGAACTTATCATAAAAAATTCACCGGTCGCCAACAATAGCCGTTTGTATATGACCCTCATCGACACTGATCGGCTTGTCGCACGTTACAGTCGAGCCTATCGTATGTTGCGTGACGCCCTCCTTTTTTTCCGCTCCAAATTGGCGGCGGCTGACAAAGCACACTCTGAAACGTCGTCAAAACACATTTCTACTCCGACACAGGAACAAATTGACGCTATGAAGAAGGTCAATGATCTTGGCGTTGCCATTGTCAAGAAGATCCATGATACGGCTGCGGAAAACGGTGCGGCCTTTGTATTATTCACTCGGGTGGGGAACTTATTCATCGATTCATTTTTCGAAGGTATACTTGCCGACTATGTTGCCGATCCTCTTGCCAACAACTATATGGAAATTACCAACGATCCCACCAAACATCCTAATGCCGCGGCAAACGCTGTCTTGGCGTGGAGTATGGCGGATTACCTTACGACGAAAGGATTGATTCCCAAGTCGTGTCTCAACACGCCGTAG
- a CDS encoding HAMP domain-containing methyl-accepting chemotaxis protein, with product MKNTFFGTLKFKLVSSYTILIVSLGIIGFIGYEAAEFIGTGLTDIAEYSLPGIDNLMEADRDLQQLLVAERTMIFTDVSSDTFKKLVEAYEDRLQQAAERFGKYAIIARSPEELALIEQFKKAFVAWQAISRQVVDARKTNTPEGRAVAMDITLSAANEKFNTMHEILAELTDFNLKYATEHKTKAEDIFHKSVRLISIITFVMLFFGIAMAWIIIRSISRSIGGEPAEIARIASQVAIGDLSLKFHDNAQPGSVYEAMQDMVNASQNVSAMMSQLAKGDLDVSPVERSEKDELTHSIQALIEAERGTLSLVQALAIGDLTQTVQPRSDKDELLINLRNLLIAEKKITNIAKELSRGNLAISIEKRDKKDELLESLGEMIYRINEVLNEVQNGSENVASSSEEMSAASESLSQGAAQQAAAVEESSSSMEEIASGIEQNADNSKQTEAIAVKAAIDAQSSGDAVKETVSAMNDIVSKISIIEEIARQTDLLALNAAIEAARAGDAGRGFAVVASEVRKLAERSQKAASEITTLAAESTNVAQRAGSLLDKLVPDIQRTADLVQEINAASQEQSTGASQVNKALQQLDQVIQGNASSAEELSSTAEELSAQAEQLRASVAFFNLKAPTQERAFAGAKQRLITPQRQNAKELKSEQDMSRSESIMHRLGMDEDMEERDEEFERF from the coding sequence ATGAAAAATACTTTTTTTGGAACCCTGAAATTCAAACTCGTATCAAGTTATACAATCCTTATTGTTTCGTTAGGCATCATCGGTTTTATTGGCTATGAGGCCGCCGAATTCATCGGCACCGGCCTGACAGACATCGCCGAATACTCTCTCCCAGGAATCGACAATCTCATGGAAGCCGACCGCGACCTGCAACAACTCCTTGTCGCTGAACGTACTATGATTTTTACGGATGTTTCCTCCGACACTTTCAAAAAGCTCGTTGAGGCGTATGAAGATAGATTGCAACAGGCAGCCGAACGCTTCGGAAAATATGCTATTATCGCCCGATCACCAGAAGAACTCGCGCTCATTGAACAATTCAAAAAAGCCTTTGTAGCTTGGCAAGCTATCTCCCGACAGGTTGTGGATGCAAGAAAGACCAACACGCCCGAAGGGCGCGCCGTCGCTATGGATATCACACTGTCAGCTGCCAACGAAAAATTCAACACGATGCACGAGATCCTTGCCGAGTTGACAGATTTCAACCTCAAATACGCAACAGAACACAAGACAAAAGCCGAAGATATTTTTCACAAATCAGTCAGGCTGATTTCGATCATCACTTTCGTCATGCTGTTTTTCGGCATTGCTATGGCCTGGATCATTATTCGGAGTATTTCGCGTAGCATTGGAGGGGAACCGGCTGAAATCGCCCGCATTGCGTCTCAAGTCGCTATTGGCGACTTATCTTTGAAATTTCATGATAACGCCCAACCGGGAAGTGTCTATGAAGCCATGCAAGACATGGTCAACGCATCGCAAAACGTGTCCGCAATGATGTCGCAATTGGCCAAGGGAGACCTCGACGTCTCTCCTGTGGAGCGCTCGGAAAAGGACGAACTCACTCATTCTATCCAAGCACTCATCGAAGCCGAACGAGGCACGCTTTCCCTCGTTCAGGCCCTCGCAATCGGCGATCTCACACAAACAGTCCAGCCACGGTCGGATAAAGACGAACTTCTCATAAATTTACGAAATCTTCTTATTGCAGAAAAAAAGATAACCAACATTGCCAAAGAACTCAGCCGAGGCAACTTGGCTATTTCTATTGAGAAGCGAGATAAGAAGGACGAGCTTTTGGAATCATTGGGGGAAATGATTTACCGAATCAACGAAGTGCTCAATGAAGTACAAAATGGATCGGAGAACGTCGCATCAAGCAGCGAAGAAATGAGTGCAGCATCGGAAAGCCTGTCACAAGGAGCAGCCCAACAAGCCGCAGCTGTGGAAGAATCGTCGTCTTCAATGGAAGAAATTGCTTCCGGCATCGAACAAAATGCGGATAACTCCAAGCAAACGGAAGCTATTGCAGTGAAAGCCGCAATCGATGCACAATCATCCGGGGACGCTGTGAAAGAAACCGTCTCTGCGATGAATGATATCGTCAGCAAAATATCCATTATTGAAGAAATTGCCCGACAAACCGATCTTCTCGCGCTGAACGCCGCCATTGAAGCTGCCCGCGCCGGAGATGCCGGTCGTGGTTTTGCGGTTGTTGCATCGGAAGTAAGAAAATTGGCAGAGCGTAGCCAAAAAGCTGCTTCTGAAATAACAACATTGGCGGCGGAGAGCACCAATGTGGCTCAGCGAGCCGGTTCATTGCTCGACAAACTCGTTCCCGACATTCAACGTACGGCCGACCTGGTCCAGGAGATCAACGCCGCAAGCCAAGAACAAAGCACCGGTGCAAGCCAAGTCAATAAGGCTTTACAGCAGCTTGACCAGGTCATTCAGGGGAATGCGTCTTCGGCGGAAGAACTCTCATCTACGGCGGAAGAACTCTCGGCTCAAGCAGAACAACTGCGTGCTTCGGTTGCTTTTTTCAACTTGAAAGCTCCTACCCAAGAAAGAGCTTTCGCAGGAGCCAAACAACGTCTGATTACACCGCAAAGACAAAACGCCAAAGAATTGAAGTCGGAGCAGGACATGTCACGCTCTGAAAGCATTATGCATAGACTCGGTATGGACGAGGATATGGAAGAAAGAGATGAAGAATTCGAACGCTTCTAA